The window TTATTGAGATTACCTCCCTGTTTCCATAGCAGTCGGGGGGAACCATCTTCATTAACCGAGCCGACCTCAATACCAAACTTAATGCCTCTGACTCCGCCATTATTGTAATAACTAACGATGGTTTTGATTTGATGTTCTGACCATAATCGCTCAATAAACTCTGGCATTGTGGGTTTATCAGTTGCGACTTGCTCAATAGCTTGTCTCATTATTTCTTCGCCTGGAAGTCCATCTCGTTCGATTCGTTCTCGTTGATTACGAGTCATGGCTTTCCGTTTGCTTTCCCAACTACTCTGTACTGGTGTGAGGTTAAATTGTCGCTCTAACAATCGGGCTGAGTGTTCCGAATGGGCGTAATTATTCCAGGTACGAATGGATTTACCATCTAGGTTATTGACCCTGGATGCAACGATGTGGGTGTGGTCGTGTTTTTTGTCTGAATGTCGGGCTATGAAGAAGTCATAAGCGGGTAGTTCTGTCTCTATAAATTCATCAACTAGCTGGTTTAACTTGGTGTCGGATATCCTTTTATCAGGTTGTTTGACTTGGGCTTCTTCCCCTTTTAACCGTGATAGCACAATGACATTTGCAAAGTGACGTTGGGAGAGATTCGCCAATTCTTCATCATTTAAATCTCTGTCAGTCTTCGGTACACTCAGCATGAGGTGATAACAGGGGTCTTGTAGTTGGGGGTTAAGGTGGGCTGACAGGGTGAATTGCTCTACTAATTTATCGGTGGTTATCCCGTACATATTCCCGCCAATAATCTCGGCTTTCTCTTTCTCTAATACGTATTTGGTAGTACCGCGAAATGATTTATTGGCTTTGATTTTAGTAATCATTTCGCTAATCCTCGTCTGGTATAGGTTGAGATAAGCTGGCGTGAGTTTGTTTTAATAAGGCAGTTAATTCTTTTATAGTTTGCAGGTATTCTTTGACATTATTGGTGAGAGGTTGGCTACCAATTTTTACTGCTTCGTTGATGGCTCTGGTTTGTTGGTTGAGGTTGTTACCAATTTTTTTTAGCTCGTAGATGGTTTGTCTGTTGACTTCGGGGATAGTCAATTTTGGTTGGGGTAAAGGGTAATCAAATAATCTCGCTCTTATATAGTCACTTTGCACCACACCATTGCACCGTTGTTCTAGCCTAGTTTTTTCAGCAGTGCTTACCCTAAAGGTAATGGTTATTTCTCGCTTTGTATCTGGCTCTACTTTCCGATTACTTAGTGCTAGAGCAAGTTGATTACTAAGGTTGGTGCGTGGGTCTGGCTGCATAACTGGGAGTTTTACTATTTGAATTTTTATTTTTTAACCGGGTGATTCGCTGTAGCTGCTATGGCACGAAGTGCCGCGCAGGTAGGCGAATCACCCGGAACTTTTGGACTAATTTACCCCTTGACAATACCTCTATAAAGGGGGTTTGGGGGACACCCCCAACAAGCAATGAAC is drawn from Tolypothrix sp. PCC 7712 and contains these coding sequences:
- a CDS encoding relaxase/mobilization nuclease domain-containing protein, which produces MITKIKANKSFRGTTKYVLEKEKAEIIGGNMYGITTDKLVEQFTLSAHLNPQLQDPCYHLMLSVPKTDRDLNDEELANLSQRHFANVIVLSRLKGEEAQVKQPDKRISDTKLNQLVDEFIETELPAYDFFIARHSDKKHDHTHIVASRVNNLDGKSIRTWNNYAHSEHSARLLERQFNLTPVQSSWESKRKAMTRNQRERIERDGLPGEEIMRQAIEQVATDKPTMPEFIERLWSEHQIKTIVSYYNNGGVRGIKFGIEVGSVNEDGSPRLLWKQGGNLNKYKCSFTKLQSELAINYEPLRDDAAIKRLTDLIESAPILRINQQIIEQSTSTITTDNLEILPKQSEPITEIKPPITQTQSLELYRHYSLELENELVTDRDKQVAVRAIQDGKTDPEVAEILKVSPALWNQEEARALVLIAKNQLAKQQPSPESQQAEQQQLRQELLAIAVPVGVELINHLIEDTGKDSLRFKHSNLSKQGRELVFTHDERGEVFRVKVNRNPQSETEYSVVNIGEVRQSDIETWQKAKQILLEYIEHEQQQSMARTRGLSR
- a CDS encoding MobC family plasmid mobilization relaxosome protein, with translation MQPDPRTNLSNQLALALSNRKVEPDTKREITITFRVSTAEKTRLEQRCNGVVQSDYIRARLFDYPLPQPKLTIPEVNRQTIYELKKIGNNLNQQTRAINEAVKIGSQPLTNNVKEYLQTIKELTALLKQTHASLSQPIPDED